A genomic window from Lotus japonicus ecotype B-129 chromosome 1, LjGifu_v1.2 includes:
- the LOC130734294 gene encoding uncharacterized protein LOC130734294, with product MASIMRSREEIEPVEENLAKKKKIEAVEGNLGEKKALLIGLKHPQMNDIDDVKGKILRMKKFLMDLRGFSDNNITLLIEDGDPDKSQPTDYNIRLETCYLVEHAKPGDILFIHLIAHGCSDGNITTSDKVLLPDNHFRTIIYTAGSLDCTLTIVSDCLIQPENSVCCTPAIPVVSQQDYTRFYTRHPNAKFVCVKYPCFCATGLSPVDIETPCITPTLKTHSEETSFPSSRLILLNAFQYDQKKPKEDRGPFFYMPELFLASSTTTTTPPNPHKLYGVFTTIILDIIEETQGRVTSVDLARKAMDKLRMQGIHQNPGLHSNEHHHAYASFLFAD from the exons ATGGCATCTATAATGCGATCACGGGAGGAGATTGAGCCGGTAGAGGAAAATTtagcaaagaagaagaagattgaggCAGTTGAGGGAAATTTAGGGGAAAAGAAAGCTCTGTTGATTGGATTGAAACACCCACAGAtgaatgatattgatgatgtgaaAGGGAAGATATTGAGGATGAAGAAATTCCTCATGGATCTGCGAGGGTTTTCAGATAACAACATCACTCTCTTGATTGAAGATGGAGACCCAGACAAATCACAACCCACTGACTACAACATACGACTGGAGACATGCTATTTGGTTGAGCATGCTAAACCAGGTGACATCCTTTTCATCCACCTCATCGCCCATGGCTGCTCTGATGGCAATATCACTACTTCTGATAAAGTACTCCTCCCAG ATAATCATTTCAGGACAATTATATACACTGCCGGCTCTTTAGATTGTACCCTGACAATTGTCTCCGATTGCCTAATTCAACCTGAAAATTCTGTGTGTTGTACTCCGGCAATACCAGTGGTTAGTCAACAAGACTATACAAGATTTTACACAAGACACCCAAATGCTAAATTTGTCTGTGTGAAATATCCGTGTTTTTGCGCCACCGGTTTGTCTCCCGTTGATATCGAAACACCTTGCATAACTCCAACTCTCAAGACCCACTCAGAGGAGACCAGCTTTCCAAGTTCAAGATTAATTCTCTTGAATGCTTTCCAATATGACCAGAAGAAGCCCAAAGAGGACAGGGGACCCTTCTTCTATATGCCAGAATTATTCTTAGCTTCTTCCACAACCACTACTACTCCTCCTAACCCACACAAATTATATGGGGTTTTTACCACTATCATTCTTGATATAATTGAAGAGACTCAGGGACGAGTTACAAGTGTAGACCTTGCACGAAAGGCTATGGATAAACTTAGGATGCAAGGTATTCATCAAAACCCTGGACTGCATTCCAATGAGCACCACCATGCTTATGCCTCCTTTTTGTTCGCTGATTAG
- the LOC130731241 gene encoding uncharacterized protein LOC130731241 has protein sequence MGQVKRDNKIAQLPTSQQHRLSLTTTKSNTTSISISPIVKYSKLKKLFSAKNLTTTTTAPPSSCGRTQRVTKVLNCGRGSGCASSCVVELQTNTNGYGRNCCRDAGARLPHSSRSGPQFKSLQVTTVSGADMSRNRNQRRGWISNENVIPISIENMDPPLPVIKGVRKSDEGNSFWKRRSGGVALKSLKLPQIHHPRHHLQLTSV, from the coding sequence ATGGGTCAGGTGAAGAGGGACAACAAAATAGCACAACTTCCAACCTCACAACAACATAGACTCAGCCTCACCACCACCAAAAGCAACACCACCTCCATCTCTATCTCCCCTATTGTCAAGTATTCTAAGCTCAAAAAGCTCTTCTCTGCCAAAAACTTAACCACCACCACAACTGCTCCTCCCTCCAGTTGTGGAAGGACGCAACGAGTGAccaaggttttaaattgcggtcgtGGTAGTGGTTGTGCTTCCAGCTGCGTTGTGGAATTGCAGACAAATACTAATGGATATGGCCGCAATTGCTGTCGTGATGCCGGTGCGAGACTCCCACACTCTTCGCGTTCCGGACCGCAATTTAAATCCCTGCAGGTGACAACAGTAAGTGGTGCAGATATGTCCAGGAACAGAAACCAGAGGCGTGGTTGGATTAGTAATGAGAATGTTATTCCCATAAGCATTGAAAACATGGATCCTCCTCTCCCTGTGATCAAGGGAGTGAGAAAGTCAGATGAAGGAAATAGTTTTTGGAAAAGGAGGTCAGGTGGGGTTGCATTGAAAAGTTTAAAGCTTCCACAGATTCACCATCCAAGACATCATCTTCAGCTTACAAGTGTTTGA